A part of Denitratisoma oestradiolicum genomic DNA contains:
- a CDS encoding site-2 protease family protein — protein MDNLIQTLAISAIPILFAITLHEAAHGYVARHFGDPTAWQLGRISLNPLRHIDPVGTILVPAMILLFSGGGLMFGWAKPVPVNFGRLRRPKQDMLWVAAAGPAANLFMALFWALLLKIVVGMPDLDYSLALAEMARVGISVNGVLMILNLLPLPPLDGGRIMVSLLPIKAAMKFAQLERYGMIILLALLFTHVLDMLLRPPLVLYMALIKTLFGF, from the coding sequence ATGGACAACCTGATCCAGACTCTGGCGATCTCCGCCATTCCCATTCTTTTCGCCATTACGCTGCACGAGGCGGCCCATGGCTATGTGGCGCGCCATTTCGGCGATCCGACGGCCTGGCAATTGGGGCGCATCAGTCTCAACCCCCTGCGCCACATCGATCCGGTGGGTACGATTCTGGTGCCGGCCATGATCCTGCTGTTTTCCGGCGGTGGCCTGATGTTCGGCTGGGCCAAGCCGGTGCCGGTGAATTTCGGCCGCCTGCGGCGGCCCAAGCAGGACATGCTCTGGGTGGCGGCGGCGGGGCCGGCGGCCAATCTGTTCATGGCCTTGTTCTGGGCACTGCTGCTGAAGATCGTGGTAGGCATGCCGGACTTGGATTACAGTCTGGCCCTGGCGGAAATGGCCCGGGTCGGCATCAGTGTCAATGGGGTGCTGATGATCCTCAACCTGCTGCCCCTGCCGCCCCTGGATGGCGGGCGCATCATGGTGAGCCTGCTGCCGATCAAGGCCGCCATGAAGTTCGCCCAATTGGAGCGCTATGGCATGATCATTCTGCTGGCGCTGTTGTTTACCCATGTGCTGGATATGCTGTTGCGGCCGCCCCTGGTGCTGTACATGGCCCTGATCAAGACACTGTTTGGTTTTTGA
- the truB gene encoding tRNA pseudouridine(55) synthase TruB: MSAPRRAPRRPVDGVLLLDKPTGLTSNAALQKARWLLNAAKAGHTGTLDPLATGLLPLCFGEATKFAGELLDADKAYRATIRLGVTTDTADAEGHVLETRPVEVDQARLEAVLASFRGGIEQIPPMHSALKRDGKPLYEYARQGIELERKPRRITIHALELLSLEGELAVIDVACSKGTYVRTLAADIGALLGCGAHLAALRRTRIGGLRVEDAVALDVFEALTLEARDRCLAPPDTLLAELPVATLNAAETERVLHGQGVRWEGRSGDRWRYYGINGAFLGLGELSTDGWLNPRRLIASRPEISGSI, encoded by the coding sequence GTGAGTGCGCCCCGCCGTGCACCGCGCCGTCCAGTGGATGGCGTGCTGCTGCTCGACAAGCCCACCGGCCTGACTTCCAACGCCGCCCTGCAAAAGGCTCGCTGGCTGCTCAACGCCGCCAAGGCCGGGCACACCGGTACCCTCGATCCCCTGGCTACGGGCCTCCTGCCCCTGTGCTTCGGCGAGGCCACCAAATTCGCTGGTGAACTTCTGGACGCGGACAAGGCCTATCGGGCCACCATCCGCCTGGGCGTCACCACCGATACCGCGGATGCCGAGGGCCATGTGCTGGAGACCCGGCCGGTGGAGGTGGATCAGGCTCGGCTGGAAGCCGTCCTGGCGAGTTTTCGGGGGGGGATCGAGCAGATTCCTCCCATGCACTCGGCTCTGAAGCGGGACGGCAAGCCCCTCTATGAATATGCCCGACAGGGCATCGAACTGGAGCGCAAGCCGCGCCGGATCACCATTCATGCCCTTGAACTGCTGTCCCTGGAGGGGGAACTGGCGGTAATCGATGTGGCTTGCAGCAAGGGAACCTATGTGCGCACCCTGGCGGCGGACATCGGCGCCCTGCTGGGTTGTGGTGCCCATCTGGCGGCCCTGCGCCGCACCCGCATCGGCGGCCTGCGGGTCGAGGACGCGGTGGCCCTGGACGTCTTCGAGGCCTTGACTCTGGAAGCGCGGGACCGTTGTCTGGCGCCCCCCGATACCCTATTGGCCGAACTGCCGGTGGCAACATTGAATGCGGCGGAAACCGAGCGGGTGCTTCATGGGCAGGGTGTGCGCTGGGAAGGTCGCTCGGGGGATCGCTGGCGCTACTATGGGATCAATGGTGCCTTTCTTGGCCTGGGGGAACTCTCCACCGATGGCTGGCTGAATCCCCGCCGCCTGATCGCCTCACGTCCTGAAATCTCCGGAAGTATTTGA
- the infB gene encoding translation initiation factor IF-2, translated as MAQMSVAQFATELKMPAAVLLEQLGKAGVDKSAANDLLSEQDKTRLLDYLRRSHGETGAKAKITLTRKQTSEIKAADATGRARTIQVEVRKKRVLVKRDVAETSSTDELPVPADEVPVEPVAETVQPPVVEIPPEVPEVAVVPEEEPVPEPEPELPVVPEAPVVEPVKAAAPVRISVINDEQRAIRAAEAKRHAQLSAIQAAELKEKQAREARVRAEAEKRQAELVRKAAEPPRAAAAPAEAGVSGTLHKPVAKPAGEKKPEKKAKEQPASTWKDDAAKRRGGLKTRGDTGGGAGGWRGGPRGRQGGRHGHGDQSMPAQQVEAIVRDVHVPETISVADLAHKMSVKATEVIKALMKMGMMVTINQQLDQETAMILVEELGHKAFAAKLDDPDAFLDEDHDEEHRDAELLPRAPVVTVMGHVDHGKTSLLDYIRRAKVAAGEAGGITQHIGAYHVETERGMITFLDTPGHEAFTAMRARGAKATDLVILVVAADDGVMPQTKEAIHHAKAANVPLVVAVNKIDKPGANPDRVKQELVAEGVVPEEYGGDSPFVMVSAKTGQGIDELLENVLLQADVLELKAAKDAPAKGLVIEARLDKGKGPVATVLVQSGTLRQGDVLLAGQVYGRVRAMLDENGKPIKEAGPSIPVEIQGLSDVPAAGDETMGLADERKAREIALFRQGKFRDVRLAKQQAAKLESMFDQMGEGEVKSLALIVKADVQGSQEALVHALVKLSTDEVRVNVIHGAVGGISESDVNLASASKAVIIGFNTRADAGARKAAEAFGVDIRYYNIIYDAVDEVKAAMSGMLSPEKKENIIGMVEIRQVFRIPKVGAVAGCMVTSGVVRRNAHIRLLRNNVVVHSGELDSLKRFKDDAKEVREGFECGLSLKNFSDINEGDQLEVFEIQEVARTL; from the coding sequence ATGGCACAAATGAGCGTTGCCCAATTTGCGACAGAACTTAAGATGCCGGCAGCCGTGCTGCTGGAACAACTGGGAAAGGCCGGAGTGGATAAGTCCGCTGCCAACGATCTCTTGTCCGAGCAGGACAAGACCCGGCTACTGGACTACCTGCGCCGCTCCCACGGGGAAACCGGGGCCAAGGCCAAGATCACCCTGACGCGCAAGCAGACCAGCGAGATCAAGGCCGCCGATGCCACTGGCAGGGCACGTACCATTCAGGTCGAGGTGCGCAAGAAGCGGGTGCTGGTGAAGCGGGATGTGGCAGAGACAAGCTCCACCGATGAGTTGCCGGTGCCGGCGGACGAGGTGCCTGTCGAACCAGTGGCCGAGACGGTGCAGCCTCCGGTGGTCGAGATTCCTCCCGAGGTTCCTGAAGTCGCCGTGGTGCCGGAAGAGGAGCCTGTACCCGAGCCAGAACCGGAATTGCCTGTTGTCCCGGAAGCGCCGGTCGTCGAGCCGGTGAAAGCTGCCGCGCCGGTGCGAATCTCGGTGATCAATGATGAGCAGCGGGCCATCCGGGCTGCGGAGGCCAAGCGGCATGCCCAGCTCTCGGCCATTCAGGCGGCCGAATTGAAAGAAAAGCAGGCTAGGGAGGCCCGAGTACGGGCCGAGGCCGAAAAGCGTCAGGCGGAACTGGTCAGGAAGGCTGCCGAGCCGCCCCGCGCTGCTGCGGCGCCGGCCGAGGCCGGCGTATCCGGCACTCTGCACAAGCCGGTGGCCAAGCCTGCCGGTGAAAAGAAACCGGAAAAGAAGGCCAAGGAACAGCCTGCATCGACCTGGAAGGATGATGCCGCCAAACGGCGTGGCGGACTCAAGACCCGCGGCGATACCGGCGGTGGCGCCGGTGGCTGGCGTGGCGGGCCCCGGGGCCGCCAGGGTGGTCGTCATGGACATGGCGATCAGTCGATGCCTGCTCAGCAGGTGGAAGCTATCGTTCGTGATGTCCATGTGCCGGAAACCATCAGCGTGGCCGATCTGGCCCACAAGATGTCGGTCAAGGCCACCGAGGTCATCAAGGCCCTGATGAAAATGGGCATGATGGTGACCATCAACCAGCAACTGGACCAGGAAACCGCCATGATTCTGGTGGAGGAATTGGGCCACAAGGCCTTTGCCGCCAAGCTGGACGATCCGGATGCCTTCCTCGACGAGGATCACGATGAAGAGCACAGGGATGCCGAGCTGCTGCCCCGTGCCCCCGTGGTGACCGTGATGGGTCACGTGGACCACGGCAAGACTTCTCTGCTCGACTATATCCGTCGCGCCAAGGTGGCGGCGGGCGAGGCGGGCGGTATCACTCAGCATATCGGCGCTTACCACGTGGAAACCGAGCGAGGCATGATCACCTTCCTCGATACGCCGGGCCACGAGGCCTTTACCGCCATGCGTGCCCGGGGTGCCAAGGCTACCGACCTGGTGATTCTGGTGGTGGCGGCCGATGATGGCGTGATGCCCCAGACCAAGGAAGCCATTCACCATGCCAAGGCCGCCAATGTGCCCTTGGTGGTGGCGGTGAACAAGATCGACAAGCCCGGTGCCAATCCCGACCGGGTCAAGCAGGAGCTGGTGGCCGAAGGCGTGGTGCCCGAGGAGTACGGCGGCGATTCCCCCTTTGTAATGGTGTCGGCCAAGACCGGCCAGGGTATCGATGAACTGCTGGAAAACGTGCTGCTCCAGGCCGACGTGCTGGAACTGAAGGCAGCCAAGGATGCGCCGGCCAAGGGCCTGGTGATCGAGGCCCGGCTGGACAAGGGCAAGGGGCCGGTAGCCACGGTGCTGGTGCAGTCCGGCACTCTGCGCCAGGGCGACGTGCTGCTGGCGGGCCAGGTCTATGGCCGGGTTCGCGCCATGCTGGACGAGAACGGCAAGCCCATCAAGGAGGCGGGGCCTTCCATCCCGGTGGAAATCCAGGGCCTTTCCGATGTGCCCGCCGCTGGCGACGAGACCATGGGTCTGGCCGACGAACGCAAGGCTCGGGAGATCGCCCTGTTCCGTCAGGGCAAGTTCCGCGACGTGCGACTGGCCAAGCAGCAGGCCGCCAAGCTGGAGTCCATGTTTGATCAGATGGGCGAGGGGGAGGTGAAGTCCCTGGCCCTGATCGTCAAGGCCGACGTGCAGGGCTCCCAGGAGGCTCTGGTCCATGCCCTGGTCAAGCTCTCCACCGACGAGGTCCGGGTCAACGTGATCCATGGTGCTGTGGGCGGCATCAGCGAGTCCGACGTGAATCTGGCCTCGGCTTCCAAGGCGGTCATCATCGGCTTCAATACCCGTGCCGATGCAGGCGCACGCAAGGCAGCCGAAGCCTTCGGGGTGGATATCCGCTACTACAACATCATCTACGATGCCGTGGATGAGGTGAAGGCAGCCATGTCCGGGATGCTCTCACCGGAGAAGAAGGAAAATATTATCGGCATGGTGGAAATTCGCCAGGTGTTCCGCATTCCCAAGGTGGGCGCGGTAGCCGGTTGTATGGTGACCTCCGGGGTGGTGCGGCGCAATGCCCATATCCGCCTGCTGCGCAACAACGTGGTGGTGCATAGCGGTGAGCTGGACTCCCTGAAGCGCTTCAAGGACGATGCCAAGGAAGTTCGGGAAGGTTTCGAGTGCGGTCTGTCCCTCAAGAACTTCTCGGACATCAATGAAGGTGACCAACTGGAAGTGTTTGAAATCCAGGAAGTCGCCAGGACTCTGTAA
- the scpB gene encoding SMC-Scp complex subunit ScpB, giving the protein MLQLYKPEDYKRVLETALLVAADPVPLADLKRLFDQEFDEDTWRTLLDDLRRDWAGRGVELVQLATGWRFQTRPEYQFYLDRLKNEKPPKYSRAVMETLAIIAYRQPVTRGDIEDIRGVAVSPNVLKVLEGRGWVDTVGHRDAPGRPALYATTRKFLDDLGLRSLSELPPLTEIEKVMDLAETPFSQEAQSPALPPAEGQGSFQI; this is encoded by the coding sequence ATGCTCCAACTCTACAAGCCTGAAGATTACAAGCGGGTATTGGAAACAGCCCTGCTGGTGGCGGCGGACCCGGTGCCGCTGGCCGATCTGAAGCGCCTCTTCGACCAGGAGTTCGACGAGGACACCTGGCGTACCCTGCTTGACGACCTGCGTCGGGACTGGGCCGGTCGGGGGGTGGAACTGGTACAACTGGCCACTGGCTGGCGCTTCCAGACCCGGCCCGAGTACCAGTTCTATCTGGACCGGCTGAAAAACGAGAAGCCCCCCAAATATTCCCGTGCGGTGATGGAAACCCTGGCTATCATCGCCTACCGTCAACCGGTGACCAGGGGCGACATTGAAGATATCCGTGGTGTGGCGGTCTCTCCCAATGTGTTGAAGGTGCTGGAGGGGCGCGGCTGGGTGGATACGGTGGGGCATCGCGATGCGCCGGGTCGCCCCGCCCTCTATGCCACGACTCGCAAATTTCTTGACGACCTTGGGTTGCGCAGCCTGTCGGAGCTGCCGCCGCTGACCGAAATCGAAAAGGTGATGGACCTTGCAGAAACCCCGTTCTCCCAAGAAGCGCAGTCCCCTGCGCTCCCCCCAGCCGAAGGCCAAGGCTCCTTCCAGATCTAG
- the rpsO gene encoding 30S ribosomal protein S15 — MAITTPAKAQIVADYQRAQGDTGSPEVQVALLTARINDLTGHFKEHTKDHHSRRGLLKMVSQRRKMLDYLKRKNADSYRALIERLGLRK; from the coding sequence ATGGCTATCACCACTCCCGCCAAGGCCCAGATCGTGGCCGACTACCAGCGTGCCCAGGGCGACACGGGTTCCCCCGAAGTTCAGGTGGCCCTGCTGACCGCCCGCATCAACGATCTGACCGGTCACTTCAAGGAGCACACCAAGGATCACCATTCCCGCCGTGGCCTGCTCAAGATGGTCAGCCAGCGCCGCAAGATGCTGGACTACCTGAAGCGCAAGAACGCCGACAGCTATCGTGCGCTGATCGAGCGTCTCGGCCTGCGCAAGTAA
- the rimP gene encoding ribosome maturation factor RimP — MQVVELIEQAVAGLGYELVDLETSPRGRLLRVFIDKPEGVNVDDCVTVSNHLTRLFMAENVDYDRLEVSSPGLDRPLKKPADYERFSGQEVQLKLRVPHGNQRNFSGVIGGLRDGLVVLRTEEGERELPFDNVEKARLVPKF, encoded by the coding sequence ATGCAGGTTGTTGAATTGATCGAACAGGCCGTGGCAGGCCTTGGGTATGAGCTTGTGGATCTCGAGACGAGTCCGCGAGGTCGCTTGCTGCGCGTTTTTATCGACAAACCCGAAGGGGTCAATGTGGATGATTGCGTCACGGTCAGCAATCATCTGACGCGGCTGTTCATGGCGGAAAACGTCGATTATGACCGGCTCGAGGTCTCGTCGCCCGGTCTTGATCGCCCCCTCAAGAAGCCGGCGGATTACGAGCGTTTTTCGGGTCAGGAAGTGCAGTTGAAGTTGCGGGTGCCTCACGGTAATCAGCGCAATTTCAGCGGTGTGATTGGTGGTTTGCGGGATGGCCTGGTGGTGTTGCGGACGGAGGAGGGGGAGCGGGAGCTTCCCTTCGATAATGTCGAGAAGGCCCGCCTGGTGCCGAAGTTCTGA
- a CDS encoding segregation and condensation protein A: MDEVASIEELAPLVAHPVKVYGELMAEMPRDLYIPPDALEVILESFEGPLDLLLYLIRKANVNVLDIPMAPLTAQYLKYVDAMQKRRNLELAAEYLLMAAMLIEIKSRMLLPRPPKAETGEAEDPRAELVRRLLEYEQMKMAAAKIDALPQAGRNYEWVTVWIADKVVERQPEVSLHDLQLAWLGLMKQAHVTQHHKIHREELSVREFMTAILRRLQGRGFVVFEDLFDVALGRQALVVSFLAILELARESLVDITQAEALAPIYVRVPDAPTLQA, translated from the coding sequence ATGGACGAGGTCGCCAGCATCGAAGAACTTGCCCCTCTGGTCGCTCATCCGGTCAAGGTCTATGGGGAGCTGATGGCAGAGATGCCCCGGGATCTGTACATCCCGCCCGATGCGCTGGAAGTCATTCTGGAATCCTTCGAAGGCCCCCTGGACCTGCTGCTGTATTTGATCCGCAAGGCCAACGTCAATGTACTCGACATTCCGATGGCGCCCCTGACTGCCCAGTATCTCAAGTACGTGGATGCGATGCAGAAGCGGCGCAATCTGGAGCTGGCGGCCGAATACCTGCTGATGGCGGCGATGCTGATCGAGATCAAGTCCCGCATGTTGCTGCCGCGCCCGCCCAAGGCCGAGACCGGCGAAGCGGAGGACCCCCGGGCCGAACTGGTGCGCCGTTTGCTGGAGTATGAACAGATGAAAATGGCGGCGGCCAAGATTGATGCCCTGCCCCAGGCCGGACGTAATTATGAATGGGTAACCGTGTGGATCGCCGACAAGGTGGTGGAACGCCAGCCGGAAGTCAGTCTGCATGACCTGCAACTGGCCTGGCTGGGCCTGATGAAGCAGGCCCATGTTACCCAGCATCACAAGATCCATCGCGAGGAACTGTCGGTGCGGGAGTTCATGACGGCCATCCTGCGCCGGCTCCAGGGCCGGGGCTTCGTGGTGTTCGAGGATCTTTTCGATGTGGCCCTGGGGCGCCAGGCTCTGGTGGTGAGTTTTCTCGCCATCCTGGAACTGGCCCGTGAAAGCCTGGTGGATATCACCCAGGCCGAGGCATTGGCCCCCATTTATGTGAGAGTTCCCGATGCTCCAACTCTACAAGCCTGA
- a CDS encoding tryptophan--tRNA ligase: MYAERVLSGMRPTGRLHLGHYHGVLANWVRLQHAYPCLFFVADWHALTTAYDEPGTITDNAIDMVVDWLAAGVDPEKATIFIQSQVPEHAELHLLLSMITPLGWLERVPTYKDQQEKLTHKDLTTYGFLGYPLLMSSDILIYRADKVPVGEDQVPHVEFTRELARRFNHIYGREPGFEDKARESMKKLGGKGAKLYGELRNRYQEKGDGEALEQARALLHEAQSLSMLDRERLFGYLEGGGKMILVEPGALLTEASRMPGLDGQKMSKSYGNTIALREDEESIRKKIRTMQTDPQRVRRTDPGDPDKCPVWQFHLIYSDDGVRQWVQEGCRSAGIGCLDCKQPVIDGVLKEQEPMRERARIYEENPQVVKDILAAGRERASILARETMADVRAAIGVSYG; encoded by the coding sequence ATGTACGCTGAAAGAGTTCTCTCCGGCATGCGCCCCACCGGGCGCCTTCATCTGGGCCACTACCATGGGGTGCTGGCCAATTGGGTCAGGCTCCAGCATGCCTATCCCTGTCTGTTCTTCGTCGCCGACTGGCACGCCCTGACCACGGCCTACGACGAGCCGGGCACCATCACCGACAATGCCATCGATATGGTTGTCGACTGGCTCGCTGCCGGAGTCGATCCGGAAAAGGCCACGATCTTCATCCAGTCCCAGGTGCCGGAGCATGCGGAGCTGCATCTGCTGCTGTCGATGATCACGCCGCTGGGCTGGCTGGAGCGGGTGCCCACCTACAAGGATCAGCAGGAGAAGCTGACCCACAAGGATCTGACCACCTACGGCTTCCTCGGCTACCCTTTGCTGATGAGTTCCGACATCCTGATCTACCGGGCCGACAAGGTGCCGGTGGGCGAGGATCAGGTGCCCCATGTGGAGTTCACCCGCGAGCTGGCCCGCCGCTTCAACCATATCTACGGTCGCGAGCCCGGCTTCGAGGACAAGGCCAGGGAGTCCATGAAAAAGCTTGGAGGCAAGGGTGCCAAGTTGTATGGAGAGCTGCGCAATCGCTATCAGGAGAAGGGCGACGGGGAGGCCCTGGAACAGGCTCGCGCTCTGCTGCACGAGGCCCAGAGCCTGTCCATGCTGGATCGGGAACGCCTGTTCGGTTACCTGGAGGGCGGCGGCAAGATGATCCTGGTGGAGCCCGGCGCCCTGCTGACCGAGGCGTCGCGGATGCCGGGGCTGGACGGCCAGAAGATGTCCAAGTCCTACGGCAACACCATCGCCCTGCGGGAGGACGAGGAGTCCATCCGCAAGAAGATACGCACCATGCAGACCGATCCCCAACGGGTGCGCCGCACCGATCCGGGCGATCCGGACAAGTGTCCGGTCTGGCAGTTCCATCTGATCTACTCCGACGATGGTGTCAGGCAGTGGGTGCAGGAGGGTTGTCGTTCCGCAGGCATCGGTTGTCTCGATTGCAAGCAGCCGGTGATCGATGGCGTGCTCAAGGAGCAGGAACCCATGCGGGAGCGGGCGCGGATATACGAGGAAAATCCCCAGGTGGTGAAGGATATCCTGGCCGCAGGGCGTGAACGGGCCAGCATCCTGGCCCGGGAAACCATGGCTGATGTGCGGGCGGCCATCGGGGTGAGTTACGGCTGA
- the rluB gene encoding 23S rRNA pseudouridine(2605) synthase RluB, translating to MEPGAEELAFPDYLESVELVGQPVPHSRPAAGRFAAEVEEASIKLQKALADAGHGSRRELEQWIAEGRVSVNGEPAHVGQRIGPKDKVRLNGKLVQLHLGWSRLPRVLLYHKPEGEIVSRDDPEGRVSVFERFPRIRSGRWITVGRLDLNSCGLLVATNSGELANKLMHPRYGIDREYAVRVLGELSDEVLQQLREGIELEDGRAAFTHIAAAGGEGANRWFRVTLAEGRNREVRRMFEAVGITVSRLMRVRYGPLVLPPQLKRGQCRELNEQETKALLAALKPQKNPNNP from the coding sequence GTGGAGCCGGGTGCGGAGGAACTGGCGTTCCCGGACTATCTGGAGTCGGTGGAGTTGGTGGGGCAGCCAGTGCCTCACAGCCGCCCCGCAGCGGGCCGTTTTGCCGCCGAAGTCGAGGAAGCCAGCATCAAGCTGCAAAAGGCCCTGGCCGATGCTGGCCATGGTTCCCGTCGGGAGCTGGAACAATGGATCGCGGAAGGGCGGGTCAGTGTCAATGGGGAGCCGGCCCATGTGGGGCAGCGTATCGGCCCCAAGGACAAGGTCCGTCTCAACGGCAAGCTGGTGCAACTGCATCTGGGCTGGTCCCGGTTGCCTCGAGTGTTGCTGTATCACAAGCCGGAGGGGGAAATCGTCTCACGGGATGACCCGGAAGGTCGGGTCAGCGTCTTTGAACGCTTCCCCCGCATTCGCAGTGGGCGCTGGATCACCGTCGGCCGGCTGGACTTGAACTCCTGTGGCCTCCTGGTGGCCACCAACAGTGGCGAACTGGCCAACAAGCTGATGCACCCCCGCTATGGCATCGACCGAGAGTACGCCGTGCGTGTCCTGGGCGAGCTGTCGGACGAGGTTTTGCAGCAGTTGCGGGAAGGCATCGAGCTGGAGGACGGTCGCGCTGCATTCACCCACATTGCCGCGGCGGGGGGGGAGGGGGCCAATCGCTGGTTCCGGGTGACCCTGGCCGAGGGACGGAACCGGGAGGTGCGGCGCATGTTCGAGGCCGTCGGGATCACCGTCAGCCGCCTGATGCGAGTGCGCTATGGTCCCCTGGTCCTGCCGCCCCAGTTGAAACGGGGTCAGTGTCGGGAGCTCAATGAGCAGGAAACCAAGGCCCTGCTGGCAGCCCTCAAGCCGCAAAAAAACCCGAATAATCCGTAG
- the nusA gene encoding transcription termination factor NusA, producing the protein MSREMLLMVDALAREKNVERNIVFGALELALASATKKRINDEADVRVEIDRNTGEFEAFRRWVVVTDEEFENPENQIILEDAQQQVSEVVLGDYIEEALEPIDFGRIGAQAAKQVILQKIRDAEREQLLNDFLERKEHLVTGAIKRMEKGNAIIEAGRVEALLPRDQMIPKENLRPGDRVRAWLKKIDRAARGPQLILSRTAPEFIVKLFELEVPEIEEGLLEIKSAARDAGIRAKIAVKSNDPRVDPIGTCVGMRGSRVTAVTNELSGERVDIVLWSADPAQFVIGALAPAEVMSIMVDEEKHAMDVVVSEDNLAIAIGRGGQNVRLASELTGWTINLMTIEQSQQKQEAESSAIRSLFMEKLDVDEEVADILIQEGFSTLEEVAYVPLAEMLEIDAFDEATINELRDRARNVLLTEAIVDEEQLENVEDALINLDGMDKALAAKLARHDIKTLDDLADLAVDELVEITGIDDARAKALITNARAHWFADEA; encoded by the coding sequence ATGAGCCGCGAAATGCTGTTGATGGTGGACGCCCTGGCACGGGAGAAGAACGTCGAGCGCAATATTGTGTTCGGCGCCCTCGAGCTGGCGCTGGCCTCCGCCACAAAAAAACGCATCAACGACGAAGCCGACGTGCGGGTCGAGATCGATCGCAACACGGGTGAGTTCGAGGCCTTCCGCCGCTGGGTGGTGGTGACCGACGAGGAATTCGAGAATCCGGAAAATCAAATCATTCTGGAGGATGCCCAGCAGCAGGTGTCCGAAGTGGTCCTGGGCGATTACATTGAGGAGGCCCTGGAGCCCATAGACTTCGGACGCATTGGTGCTCAGGCTGCCAAGCAGGTGATTCTGCAAAAGATCCGCGACGCGGAGCGGGAGCAGTTGCTCAATGACTTCCTGGAGCGCAAGGAGCATCTGGTTACCGGCGCCATCAAGCGCATGGAAAAGGGTAACGCCATCATCGAGGCCGGACGGGTCGAGGCACTGCTGCCCCGGGATCAGATGATTCCCAAGGAAAATCTGCGGCCGGGGGACCGGGTGCGGGCCTGGCTGAAGAAGATCGACCGAGCGGCTCGGGGGCCCCAGTTGATTCTGTCGCGGACGGCGCCAGAGTTCATCGTCAAGCTGTTCGAACTGGAAGTCCCGGAAATCGAGGAAGGCCTGCTGGAAATCAAGTCGGCGGCCCGGGATGCCGGTATTCGCGCCAAGATAGCCGTCAAATCCAACGATCCCCGAGTCGACCCCATTGGCACCTGCGTTGGCATGCGGGGCTCTCGTGTCACGGCGGTGACCAATGAATTGTCCGGCGAACGGGTCGATATCGTGCTCTGGTCGGCGGATCCGGCTCAGTTTGTGATTGGTGCCCTGGCGCCGGCCGAAGTCATGTCCATCATGGTGGATGAGGAAAAGCACGCCATGGACGTGGTGGTGAGCGAGGACAACCTGGCCATCGCCATCGGGCGTGGCGGTCAGAATGTCCGCCTGGCCTCGGAGCTGACTGGCTGGACCATCAACCTGATGACGATCGAGCAGTCCCAGCAGAAGCAGGAGGCCGAAAGTTCGGCGATCCGGTCCCTGTTCATGGAAAAGCTCGATGTGGACGAGGAGGTGGCCGACATCCTGATCCAGGAAGGGTTCTCCACTCTGGAGGAAGTGGCTTACGTGCCCTTGGCGGAAATGTTGGAAATCGACGCTTTCGACGAGGCGACGATCAACGAGTTGCGTGACCGAGCCCGTAACGTGTTGCTTACCGAAGCCATTGTGGATGAGGAACAACTGGAAAATGTCGAGGACGCCCTGATCAACCTGGACGGCATGGACAAGGCTCTGGCCGCCAAGCTGGCCAGGCACGACATCAAGACTTTGGACGACTTGGCAGATCTGGCAGTCGATGAGCTGGTCGAAATCACCGGCATCGATGATGCACGGGCCAAGGCATTGATCACCAATGCGCGGGCCCACTGGTTCGCGGATGAAGCATAA
- the rbfA gene encoding 30S ribosome-binding factor RbfA: MPSQRGFSRADRVVEQIRRELADLIRLELKDPRVSLVTLTDVEITPDYAHAKVFYTTLAGPDQRAEIDRGLKRSAGFLRRELGRRVRIHHTPELHFVYDNSVERGTQLSQLIDAAVESDKPQ, from the coding sequence ATGCCCAGCCAACGAGGTTTTTCCCGGGCCGACCGGGTCGTCGAGCAGATCCGCCGCGAGTTGGCGGATCTGATCCGGCTGGAACTCAAGGATCCCCGAGTCAGCCTGGTGACCCTCACCGATGTGGAGATCACGCCCGACTACGCCCACGCCAAGGTGTTCTACACCACCCTGGCGGGGCCAGATCAGCGGGCGGAGATCGACCGGGGCCTGAAGCGCAGCGCCGGTTTCCTGCGCCGCGAGTTGGGGCGGCGGGTGCGTATCCACCATACGCCGGAACTGCATTTCGTCTATGACAACTCGGTCGAGCGGGGCACCCAGCTTTCGCAACTGATCGACGCGGCAGTCGAGTCGGACAAACCCCAGTGA